A region from the Salvia splendens isolate huo1 chromosome 15, SspV2, whole genome shotgun sequence genome encodes:
- the LOC121766691 gene encoding probable inactive receptor kinase At3g02880: protein MLLITFSLLKKKNLDSVIFIDDKNESLSLETRCRIAVGVASGIEYLHSVGSGTVHGNIRSSNVFITEDYEARVSEYGLAQLVASSSSLNGYRAPEVLDTRVGSQKADVYGLGVLLLELLTGREPDGILTEEGVALPDWVQTVVEEKGTAAVIDPSLFGREESVVELLLVALSCTSRQPSGRPSAADVVRRLRKICD from the coding sequence atgctcttgaTAACATTTTcactattaaaaaaaaaaaacttagacTCTGTAATCTTTATCGATGACAAGAATGAGTCTCTGTCGCTGGAAACGAGATGCAGGATCGCGGTGGGGGTTGCATCGGGGATTGAGTATCTCCACTCGGTGGGGTCCGGGACCGTGCACGGCAACATCAGGTCGTCAAACGTGTTCATCACCGAGGACTACGAGGCGCGCGTGTCGGAGTACGGGCTGGCGCAGCTGGTTGCGTCGAGCTCGAGCCTGAACGGGTACAGGGCGCCGGAGGTGCTGGACACGCGCGTGGGTTCGCAGAAGGCGGACGTGTACGGGCTGGGGGTGCTGCTGCTGGAGCTGCTGACGGGAAGGGAGCCCGACGGGATTCTGACGGAGGAAGGCGTGGCGCTTCCTGATTGGGTGCAGACGGTGGTCGAGGAGAAGGGGACGGCTGCGGTGATCGATCCGAGTCTGTTTGGCCGCGAGGAATCGGTGGTTGAGCTATTGCTCGTGGCGCTTTCGTGCACGTCGCGGCAGCCTAGTGGTAGGCCATCGGCGGCGGATGTTGTGCGACGGCTGCGGAAAATTTGTGATTGA